Proteins encoded by one window of Panicum virgatum strain AP13 chromosome 7N, P.virgatum_v5, whole genome shotgun sequence:
- the LOC120680651 gene encoding uncharacterized protein LOC120680651 encodes MAAVPVYSITRAEIDEFWRRKEVEAEERRLAAEKEAARIMAKTLKMEDYALFEQMMREILEGNTGDGETASMVPAATGGTEARIIGIKHWWTRSTYAYLNAPALSMDEKGGSKHAITYVPQERCTMFFSSTPCQPYSTAFVIF; translated from the exons ATGGCGGCAGTCCCGGTGTACAGCATCACAAGGGCCGAGATCGACGAGTtctggaggaggaaggaggtggaGGCTGAGGAGCGTCGCCTCGCTGCCGAGAAGGAAGCTGCAAGAATCATGGCCAAGACACTCAAG ATGGAAGACTATGCGCTCTTTGAACAAATGATGAGGGAGATTCTCGAGGGGAACACAGGAGATGGGGAAACAGCATCCATGGTCCCAGCTGCCACCGGTGGCACCGAGGCACGGATTATTGGCATCAAACACTG GTGGACAAGAAGTACTTATGCTTATCTGAATGCACCTGCACTGTCCATGGATGAGAAGGGTGGAAGCAAGCATGCCATCACATATGTTCCGCAGGAGAGATGCACCATGTTCTTCTCATCAACTCCATGCCAGCCATATTCCACTGCTTTTGTGATCTTTTAG